Proteins from a single region of Synchiropus splendidus isolate RoL2022-P1 chromosome 3, RoL_Sspl_1.0, whole genome shotgun sequence:
- the phka1a gene encoding phosphorylase b kinase regulatory subunit alpha, skeletal muscle isoform isoform X2 has translation MRSRSNSGVKLDNYARIVQQTILQHQDPVTGLLPGSTDQPDAWVRDNVYSILSVWALSLAYRKNADRDEDKAKAYELEQSVVKLMRGILQCIMRQLDKVEKFKYSRSTSDSLHAKYNTRTCATVVGDDQWGHLQVDATSLFLLFLAQMTASGLHIVYTQDEVDVVQNLMFYIEAAYKVADYGMWERGDKTNQGITEINASSIGTAKAALEALDDLNLFGAKGGPGSVVHALADDIQHCQSILTSMLPRASMSKEVDAGVLAIISYPAFAVEDINIVNMTKEEIISKLQGRYGCCRFLRDGHKTPKEDPNRLYYESAELKLFENIECEWPLFWTYLILDGIFINSPQQVEEYQEALEGILIKQKDGIRLLPELYSVPSDKVEEEYMNPHSVERVPMGKLPLKWGQSLYILGKLLSEGFLAPGEIDPLNRRFSTITKPDVVVQVSILAETEEIKELLLKDGIDVETVADIHPIHVQPSRVLSHIYARLGRNPRLGLTGRPNRRIGVLGTSKFYIIRNTMFSFTPQFIDHQQFYLALDNKMIVEMLRTEISYLASRWRMTGRPTVTFPISQSMLTEDRTNLDPAVVATLRKLQDGYYGGARIQTGKLSEFLTTSCFAHLSFLDGKVPGSMHRPDEEYDDDDDGEGYVHELRCDDEADDLAEYLDHLLAHSAPKKPQKQQAGALGRFKAAATKTKEMVTLMSKAQTLDVQNVNMYLSNKLFRSPQPSLNLNLPESPAPHDSQVPEVTVTPQSGIPRDPSGAIDHHALVQLLRDTESLRDQADILYILYKDKGMEWDTRLHGKGPTVRALLTDLYEKAGELKHWGLIRMISGMLKKKVEELDSACSDLLAHQKHLTVGLPPEPREKTITAPIPPDQLADLIDKASENNISVAILTQEIMVYLAMSIRTQPSLFSEMFRLRIGLIIQVMATELAQSLNCSGEEATESLMSLSPSELKNLLHHILSGKEFGVQRSVRDLDAGVSPAISIHHLGNVGATKSERAGISKLKSDMKMLEHRLSLTEPKKTDRRVSMTDSVKLEQAMMSPRKSLRSQSLDIENIESGRYRLPSIESLDIPEGITVSKDTRHGQWLRRRRLDGALNRVPVGFYKKVWNILQKCHGLSIEGFVLPSSTTREMTPGEIKFSVHVETVLNRVPQPEYRQLLVEAILVLTMLADVEIPSIGSIIHVEKIVHLANDMFYKDQRDLEAEEHILERDPSTGVCRLLYDSAPSGRFGSMTYLTKAVAVYVQDFLPCGSCAVQ, from the exons ATGAGAAGCAGAAGCAACTCAGGCGTGAAACTTGACAACTATGCTCGGATCGTCCAACAAACTATCCTGCAACACCAG GATCCAGTCACGGGTCTTCTGCCTGGCAGCACTGATCAGCCAGACGCCTGGGTGAGAGACAATGTCTACAGCATCCTGTCAGTGTGGGCCCTCAGTCTTGCCTACAGGAAGAACGCTGACCGGGATGAAGATAAAGCCAAGGCCTACGAACTTGAGCAG AGTGTGGTCAAGCTCATGAGAGGAATCCTCCAGTGTATAATGAGGCAG CTGGACAAGGTAGAGAAGTTCAAGTACAGCAGAAGCACCTCAGACTCACTCCATGCTAAGTACAACACCAGGACCTGCGCCACCGTTGTCGGAGATGACCAGTGGGGTCACCTGCAGGTCGACGCCACCTCTCTCTTCCTGCTCTTCCTTGCACAAATGACAGCTTCTG GTCTTCATATAGTCTACACTCAAGATGAAGTGGATGTTGTTCAAAATCTCATGTTTTACATCGAGGCAGCCTACAAAGTGGCA GATTATGGCATGTGGGAACGTGGAGACAAAACTAACCAGGGCATCACTGAGATCAATGCCAGCTCTATTGGCACAGccaag GCTGCGCTGGAGGCTTTAGATGACCTTAACCTGTTTGGAGCCAAAGGAGGTCCTGGATCTGTTGTCCATGCTCTAGCCGATGACATTCAGCACTGCCAG TCCATCCTGACCTCCATGTTGCCTCGAGCATCCATGTCCAAGGAGGTGGATGCGGGCGTCTTGGCCATCATCTCGTATCCTGCGTTTGCTGTGGAAGACATCAACATTGTCAATATGACCAAGGAAGAGATCATATCTAAGCTGCAG GGTCGATACGGCTGCTGCAGGTTTCTACGAGACGGACACAAAACTCCTAAAGAG GATCCAAACCGTCTTTATTATGAGTCCGCTGAGCTCAAGTTGTTTGAGAACATTGAGTGTGAGTGGCCTCTGTTCTGGACCTACCTCATTCTGGATGGTATTTTCATCAACAGCCCACAGCAG GTAGAAGAATACCAGGAAGCTCTGGAGGGAATCCTGATCAAACAGAAAGATGGCATCCGGCTCCTCCCAGAACTCTACAGTGTTCCATCAGATAAA GTGGAGGAAGAGTACATGAACCCTCACTCTGTGGAGAGAGTTCCGATGGGAAAACTACCGCTAAAATGGGGACAGTCACTCTACATTCTGGGAAAACTTCTGAGTGAG gGTTTTCTGGCGCCAGGTGAGATCGACCCGTTAAACCGACGTTTCTCCACCATCACCAAGCCTGATGTGGTGGTGCAGG TGTCCATTCTGGCTGAGACGGAGGAGATCAAAGAGCTGCTTCTGAAGGACGGAATAGATGTGGAGACGGTGGCCGACATCCATCCCATCCACGTACAGCCATCCAGAGTCCTCAGTCACATCTATGCCAGACTTG GTCGCAACCCTCGCCTCGGTCTGACCGGACGTCCCAACAGGAGAATAGGGGTTCTGGGGACCTCCAAGTTCTACATCATCAGAAACACCATGTTCTCTTTCACTCCCCAG TTTATTGACCATCAACAGTTCTACCTGGCCTTGGACAACAAGATGATCGTGGAGATGCTTAGGACTGAAATTTCCTACCTTGCTTCGAGATGGAGGATGACTGGCCGGCCCACGGTCACGTTCCCCATCTCACAGTCGATGCTGA CTGAGGACCGCACGAACCTGGACCCTGCTGTCGTGGCAACACTTAGGAAGTTACAAGATGGTTACTATGGAGGCGCCAG GATCCAGACGGGCAAGCTGTCAGAGTTTTTGACCACTTCGTGCTTCGCTCACCTCAGCTTCTTGGATGGTAAGGTGCCTGGCAGCATGCACCGTCCCGATGAAgagtatgatgatgatgatgacggcgAAGGATACGTGCATGAATTACGATGTGATGATG AGGCCGATGACCTTGCTGAGTATTTGGACCACCTTTTGGCCCACTCAGCTCCTAAGAAACCCCAGAAGCAGCAGGCAGGGGCTCTGGGGAGATTCAAGGCTGCAGCCAccaagaccaaggagatggtgaCTCTAATGAGCAAGGCTCAAACTCTCGACGTCCAGA ATGTTAACATGTATCTGTCCAACAAGCTGTTCCGCTCCCCTCAGCCGTCTCTCAACCTCAATCTCCCAGAATCCCCTGCACCGCACGACAGCCAG GTTCCAGAGGTGACCGTGACCCCACAGAGCGGAATCCCCAGAGATCCCAGCGGAGCCATCGATCATCACGCGCTGGTCCAGCTgctgagagacacagagagtcTCCGCGACCAGGCGGACATCCTCTACATCCTCTACAAAGACAA GGGGATGGAGTGGGACACCCGTCTTCATGGTAAAGGCCCCACGGTGAGGGCACTGCTGACAGATCTCTATGAGAAAGCCGGCGAACTCAAACACTGGGGGCTGATCCGGATGATCTCTGGCATGctgaagaagaaggtggaggagctggactcG GCTTGCTCCGATTTGCTGGCGCACCAGAAGCACCTAACGGTGGGCCTCCCCCCTGAACCACGAGAGAAAACCATCACTGCTCCGATTCCTCCTGACCAGTTGGCTGACCTCATCGACAAGGCCAGCGAGAACAACATCAGTGTGGCCATTCTCACTCAA GAGATTATGGTGTATCTGGCCATGAGCATCAGGACACAGCCCAGCCTTTTCAGCGAGATGTTTCGCCTGCGGATCGGCCTCATCATCCAGGTGATGGCTACTGAGCTGGCCCAGTCGCTCAACTGCTCAG GAGAGGAGGCCACAGAGAGCCTGATGAGTCTGAGTCCATCAGAGCTGAAGAATCTTCTCCACCACATCCTCAGTGGGAAGGAGTTTGGAGTTCAGCGCAGCG TGAGAGACCTCGATGCTGGAGTCAGTCCTGCCATTTCCATCCATCACCTGGGTAACGTGGGCGCCACCAAGAGCGAGCGGGCTGGAATCAGCAAACTGAAGAGTGACATGAAGATG CTTGAGCACAGGTTGTCCTTGACAGAACCCAAGAAG ACGGATCGAAGGGTCTCAATGACAGACTCTGTGAAG CTTGAACAGGCCATGATGTCTCCACGCAAG AGCCTGAGGTCTCAGTCCCTGGACATAGAGAACATCGAGTCTGGG AGGTACAGACTTCCATCAATAGAGTCTCTGGATATTCCTGAGGGCATCACCGTCTCCAAGGACACCAGGCACGGGCAGTGGCTGCGCAGGAGGCGTCTGGACGGCGCCTTAAATCGAGTGCCTGTGGGCTTCTACAAGAAAGTCTGGAATATTCTACAGAAA TGTCACGGACTGTCCATCGAGGGCTTCGTCCTTCCTTCTTCAACCACCAGAGAG ATGACCCCTGGAGAGATCAAGTTCTCTGTCCATGTGGAGACGGTGCTGAACCGTGTCCCTCAGCCTGAATACAGACAACTTCTGGTGGAGGCCATTCTGGTCCTCACCATGCTGGCGGACGTGGAGATTCCAAGCATCGGCTCCATCATCCATGTGGAGAAGATCGTCCACCTCGCCAACGACATGTTCTACAAGGACCAG AGAGATCTGGAAGCTGAAGAACACATCCTTGAACGAGACCCCTCCACAGGAGTGTGCAGGCTATTGTACGACAGCGCTCCTAGTGGTCGCTTTGGCAGCATGACCTACCTCACCAAGGCCGTGGCCGTCTACGTGCAGGACTTCCTGCCCTGTGGCTCGTGCGCTGTGCAGTGA
- the phka1a gene encoding phosphorylase b kinase regulatory subunit alpha, skeletal muscle isoform isoform X1, with protein MRSRSNSGVKLDNYARIVQQTILQHQDPVTGLLPGSTDQPDAWVRDNVYSILSVWALSLAYRKNADRDEDKAKAYELEQSVVKLMRGILQCIMRQLDKVEKFKYSRSTSDSLHAKYNTRTCATVVGDDQWGHLQVDATSLFLLFLAQMTASGLHIVYTQDEVDVVQNLMFYIEAAYKVADYGMWERGDKTNQGITEINASSIGTAKAALEALDDLNLFGAKGGPGSVVHALADDIQHCQSILTSMLPRASMSKEVDAGVLAIISYPAFAVEDINIVNMTKEEIISKLQGRYGCCRFLRDGHKTPKEDPNRLYYESAELKLFENIECEWPLFWTYLILDGIFINSPQQVEEYQEALEGILIKQKDGIRLLPELYSVPSDKVEEEYMNPHSVERVPMGKLPLKWGQSLYILGKLLSEGFLAPGEIDPLNRRFSTITKPDVVVQVSILAETEEIKELLLKDGIDVETVADIHPIHVQPSRVLSHIYARLGRNPRLGLTGRPNRRIGVLGTSKFYIIRNTMFSFTPQFIDHQQFYLALDNKMIVEMLRTEISYLASRWRMTGRPTVTFPISQSMLTEDRTNLDPAVVATLRKLQDGYYGGARIQTGKLSEFLTTSCFAHLSFLDGKVPGSMHRPDEEYDDDDDGEGYVHELRCDDEADDLAEYLDHLLAHSAPKKPQKQQAGALGRFKAAATKTKEMVTLMSKAQTLDVQNVNMYLSNKLFRSPQPSLNLNLPESPAPHDSQVPEVTVTPQSGIPRDPSGAIDHHALVQLLRDTESLRDQADILYILYKDKGMEWDTRLHGKGPTVRALLTDLYEKAGELKHWGLIRMISGMLKKKVEELDSACSDLLAHQKHLTVGLPPEPREKTITAPIPPDQLADLIDKASENNISVAILTQEIMVYLAMSIRTQPSLFSEMFRLRIGLIIQVMATELAQSLNCSGEEATESLMSLSPSELKNLLHHILSGKEFGVQRSVRDLDAGVSPAISIHHLGNVGATKSERAGISKLKSDMKMLEHRLSLTEPKKGEHRLSLTEFFMTDRRVSMTDSVKLEQAMMSPRKSLRSQSLDIENIESGRYRLPSIESLDIPEGITVSKDTRHGQWLRRRRLDGALNRVPVGFYKKVWNILQKCHGLSIEGFVLPSSTTREMTPGEIKFSVHVETVLNRVPQPEYRQLLVEAILVLTMLADVEIPSIGSIIHVEKIVHLANDMFYKDQRDLEAEEHILERDPSTGVCRLLYDSAPSGRFGSMTYLTKAVAVYVQDFLPCGSCAVQ; from the exons ATGAGAAGCAGAAGCAACTCAGGCGTGAAACTTGACAACTATGCTCGGATCGTCCAACAAACTATCCTGCAACACCAG GATCCAGTCACGGGTCTTCTGCCTGGCAGCACTGATCAGCCAGACGCCTGGGTGAGAGACAATGTCTACAGCATCCTGTCAGTGTGGGCCCTCAGTCTTGCCTACAGGAAGAACGCTGACCGGGATGAAGATAAAGCCAAGGCCTACGAACTTGAGCAG AGTGTGGTCAAGCTCATGAGAGGAATCCTCCAGTGTATAATGAGGCAG CTGGACAAGGTAGAGAAGTTCAAGTACAGCAGAAGCACCTCAGACTCACTCCATGCTAAGTACAACACCAGGACCTGCGCCACCGTTGTCGGAGATGACCAGTGGGGTCACCTGCAGGTCGACGCCACCTCTCTCTTCCTGCTCTTCCTTGCACAAATGACAGCTTCTG GTCTTCATATAGTCTACACTCAAGATGAAGTGGATGTTGTTCAAAATCTCATGTTTTACATCGAGGCAGCCTACAAAGTGGCA GATTATGGCATGTGGGAACGTGGAGACAAAACTAACCAGGGCATCACTGAGATCAATGCCAGCTCTATTGGCACAGccaag GCTGCGCTGGAGGCTTTAGATGACCTTAACCTGTTTGGAGCCAAAGGAGGTCCTGGATCTGTTGTCCATGCTCTAGCCGATGACATTCAGCACTGCCAG TCCATCCTGACCTCCATGTTGCCTCGAGCATCCATGTCCAAGGAGGTGGATGCGGGCGTCTTGGCCATCATCTCGTATCCTGCGTTTGCTGTGGAAGACATCAACATTGTCAATATGACCAAGGAAGAGATCATATCTAAGCTGCAG GGTCGATACGGCTGCTGCAGGTTTCTACGAGACGGACACAAAACTCCTAAAGAG GATCCAAACCGTCTTTATTATGAGTCCGCTGAGCTCAAGTTGTTTGAGAACATTGAGTGTGAGTGGCCTCTGTTCTGGACCTACCTCATTCTGGATGGTATTTTCATCAACAGCCCACAGCAG GTAGAAGAATACCAGGAAGCTCTGGAGGGAATCCTGATCAAACAGAAAGATGGCATCCGGCTCCTCCCAGAACTCTACAGTGTTCCATCAGATAAA GTGGAGGAAGAGTACATGAACCCTCACTCTGTGGAGAGAGTTCCGATGGGAAAACTACCGCTAAAATGGGGACAGTCACTCTACATTCTGGGAAAACTTCTGAGTGAG gGTTTTCTGGCGCCAGGTGAGATCGACCCGTTAAACCGACGTTTCTCCACCATCACCAAGCCTGATGTGGTGGTGCAGG TGTCCATTCTGGCTGAGACGGAGGAGATCAAAGAGCTGCTTCTGAAGGACGGAATAGATGTGGAGACGGTGGCCGACATCCATCCCATCCACGTACAGCCATCCAGAGTCCTCAGTCACATCTATGCCAGACTTG GTCGCAACCCTCGCCTCGGTCTGACCGGACGTCCCAACAGGAGAATAGGGGTTCTGGGGACCTCCAAGTTCTACATCATCAGAAACACCATGTTCTCTTTCACTCCCCAG TTTATTGACCATCAACAGTTCTACCTGGCCTTGGACAACAAGATGATCGTGGAGATGCTTAGGACTGAAATTTCCTACCTTGCTTCGAGATGGAGGATGACTGGCCGGCCCACGGTCACGTTCCCCATCTCACAGTCGATGCTGA CTGAGGACCGCACGAACCTGGACCCTGCTGTCGTGGCAACACTTAGGAAGTTACAAGATGGTTACTATGGAGGCGCCAG GATCCAGACGGGCAAGCTGTCAGAGTTTTTGACCACTTCGTGCTTCGCTCACCTCAGCTTCTTGGATGGTAAGGTGCCTGGCAGCATGCACCGTCCCGATGAAgagtatgatgatgatgatgacggcgAAGGATACGTGCATGAATTACGATGTGATGATG AGGCCGATGACCTTGCTGAGTATTTGGACCACCTTTTGGCCCACTCAGCTCCTAAGAAACCCCAGAAGCAGCAGGCAGGGGCTCTGGGGAGATTCAAGGCTGCAGCCAccaagaccaaggagatggtgaCTCTAATGAGCAAGGCTCAAACTCTCGACGTCCAGA ATGTTAACATGTATCTGTCCAACAAGCTGTTCCGCTCCCCTCAGCCGTCTCTCAACCTCAATCTCCCAGAATCCCCTGCACCGCACGACAGCCAG GTTCCAGAGGTGACCGTGACCCCACAGAGCGGAATCCCCAGAGATCCCAGCGGAGCCATCGATCATCACGCGCTGGTCCAGCTgctgagagacacagagagtcTCCGCGACCAGGCGGACATCCTCTACATCCTCTACAAAGACAA GGGGATGGAGTGGGACACCCGTCTTCATGGTAAAGGCCCCACGGTGAGGGCACTGCTGACAGATCTCTATGAGAAAGCCGGCGAACTCAAACACTGGGGGCTGATCCGGATGATCTCTGGCATGctgaagaagaaggtggaggagctggactcG GCTTGCTCCGATTTGCTGGCGCACCAGAAGCACCTAACGGTGGGCCTCCCCCCTGAACCACGAGAGAAAACCATCACTGCTCCGATTCCTCCTGACCAGTTGGCTGACCTCATCGACAAGGCCAGCGAGAACAACATCAGTGTGGCCATTCTCACTCAA GAGATTATGGTGTATCTGGCCATGAGCATCAGGACACAGCCCAGCCTTTTCAGCGAGATGTTTCGCCTGCGGATCGGCCTCATCATCCAGGTGATGGCTACTGAGCTGGCCCAGTCGCTCAACTGCTCAG GAGAGGAGGCCACAGAGAGCCTGATGAGTCTGAGTCCATCAGAGCTGAAGAATCTTCTCCACCACATCCTCAGTGGGAAGGAGTTTGGAGTTCAGCGCAGCG TGAGAGACCTCGATGCTGGAGTCAGTCCTGCCATTTCCATCCATCACCTGGGTAACGTGGGCGCCACCAAGAGCGAGCGGGCTGGAATCAGCAAACTGAAGAGTGACATGAAGATG CTTGAGCACAGGTTGTCCTTGACAGAACCCAAGAAG gGGGAGCACAGGTTGTCCTTGACTGAGTTTTTTATG ACGGATCGAAGGGTCTCAATGACAGACTCTGTGAAG CTTGAACAGGCCATGATGTCTCCACGCAAG AGCCTGAGGTCTCAGTCCCTGGACATAGAGAACATCGAGTCTGGG AGGTACAGACTTCCATCAATAGAGTCTCTGGATATTCCTGAGGGCATCACCGTCTCCAAGGACACCAGGCACGGGCAGTGGCTGCGCAGGAGGCGTCTGGACGGCGCCTTAAATCGAGTGCCTGTGGGCTTCTACAAGAAAGTCTGGAATATTCTACAGAAA TGTCACGGACTGTCCATCGAGGGCTTCGTCCTTCCTTCTTCAACCACCAGAGAG ATGACCCCTGGAGAGATCAAGTTCTCTGTCCATGTGGAGACGGTGCTGAACCGTGTCCCTCAGCCTGAATACAGACAACTTCTGGTGGAGGCCATTCTGGTCCTCACCATGCTGGCGGACGTGGAGATTCCAAGCATCGGCTCCATCATCCATGTGGAGAAGATCGTCCACCTCGCCAACGACATGTTCTACAAGGACCAG AGAGATCTGGAAGCTGAAGAACACATCCTTGAACGAGACCCCTCCACAGGAGTGTGCAGGCTATTGTACGACAGCGCTCCTAGTGGTCGCTTTGGCAGCATGACCTACCTCACCAAGGCCGTGGCCGTCTACGTGCAGGACTTCCTGCCCTGTGGCTCGTGCGCTGTGCAGTGA